Proteins encoded together in one Candidatus Dormiibacterota bacterium window:
- a CDS encoding MFS transporter translates to MPGSVGGGALTLLIAWWVGFNLRAVLLGVPPVLNRVQHDLGLSYTAAGLLTSLPVLVLGAAALPGAALVRRIGGHRTVALGLVAVAAGTPLRAAGGELPLYAGTVLLALGISIAQPGLPLVLQARFPAAVQRASVTVSCGLITGELVAASITAPVLAPLTGGGWRGSFLAWTVPAALAAGVWLLVGADRPPAAAAAGTAARTPRRSARLWWASTIFAAQSLTYFSVNTWIPTSVAGGPDSRAATLGLIVLNSVQLPVTLALITTRRAFVRSRGFYAAAGGLAAAGVLGWLVAADAAVPLWTALIGAGVSMTFAALLAYPPSVEAAADVARFTAVMLTAGYCAAFTGPLLGGAVLDLVHWRRAPFLPIAAATVVMVLAALRPPPAAGEAATAL, encoded by the coding sequence GTGCCCGGCTCCGTGGGGGGAGGGGCGCTCACCCTGCTGATCGCGTGGTGGGTGGGGTTCAACCTGCGCGCGGTGCTGCTCGGGGTACCGCCGGTGCTGAACCGGGTGCAGCACGACCTCGGGCTCTCCTACACCGCCGCGGGGCTGCTGACCTCGCTCCCCGTGCTCGTGCTCGGCGCCGCGGCGCTCCCCGGGGCCGCGCTGGTGCGCCGGATCGGCGGTCACCGCACCGTGGCCCTGGGGCTGGTCGCCGTCGCCGCGGGCACGCCGCTGCGCGCCGCCGGCGGGGAGCTTCCCCTCTACGCGGGCACGGTGCTGCTCGCCCTCGGCATCTCGATCGCCCAGCCGGGGCTGCCCCTGGTGCTCCAGGCCCGCTTCCCCGCCGCGGTGCAGCGCGCCTCCGTCACCGTCTCCTGCGGGCTGATCACCGGCGAGCTGGTGGCGGCGTCGATCACCGCGCCGGTGCTCGCCCCGCTCACCGGCGGCGGCTGGCGGGGCAGCTTCCTCGCCTGGACCGTGCCCGCCGCGCTGGCCGCCGGCGTCTGGCTCCTGGTGGGCGCCGACCGGCCGCCCGCCGCCGCCGCGGCAGGCACGGCGGCGCGCACCCCGCGGCGCTCGGCGCGGCTGTGGTGGGCGTCGACCATCTTCGCGGCCCAGAGCCTCACCTACTTCTCGGTCAACACGTGGATCCCCACCTCGGTCGCCGGAGGCCCCGACTCCCGGGCGGCGACCCTGGGGCTGATCGTGCTCAACAGCGTGCAGCTGCCGGTCACCCTCGCGCTCATCACCACCCGCCGCGCGTTCGTGCGATCGCGCGGCTTCTACGCCGCCGCGGGCGGGCTCGCTGCCGCCGGCGTGCTCGGCTGGCTGGTGGCCGCCGACGCGGCGGTGCCGCTCTGGACCGCGCTGATCGGCGCCGGGGTCTCGATGACCTTCGCCGCCCTGCTCGCCTACCCGCCCAGCGTGGAGGCGGCCGCCGACGTGGCCCGGTTCACCGCGGTGATGCTCACCGCCGGCTACTGCGCCGCCTTCACCGGCCCCCTGCTCGGCGGCGCCGTCCTCGACCTGGTCCACTGGCGGAGGGCCCCGTTCCTCCCGATCGCGGCGGCCACGGTGGTCATGGTGCTCGCCGCGCTGCGTCCGCCACCGGCCGCGGGCGAGGCCGCGACGGCTCTCTGA